A window of the Cystobacter fuscus genome harbors these coding sequences:
- a CDS encoding chemotaxis protein CheW gives MVDFPPMTADAQARRASVQKRLLVLEEEIVRLRRELSTLGVDQRLPGLYLTVEVAGSTALLPVEAVLEVVRLVAIEPLPAALPHVRGTMLYRGTPAVVVDLAAMLGVPREPDLDAHLVICGGSRMVAVLVDRVRDLVESPVLVEGSVEEGVPTAWDRTGLMAGLCRTPEGIRPLLRASAILNVPEGA, from the coding sequence ATGGTCGACTTTCCTCCAATGACGGCTGATGCCCAGGCGAGACGTGCGTCGGTCCAGAAGCGCTTGCTGGTGCTGGAGGAGGAGATCGTCCGGCTGCGGCGGGAGCTGAGTACGCTCGGCGTGGACCAGCGCCTGCCGGGGCTCTACCTCACCGTGGAGGTGGCGGGCTCCACCGCCCTGCTGCCCGTGGAGGCCGTGCTGGAGGTGGTACGGCTGGTGGCCATCGAGCCCCTGCCGGCGGCCCTGCCCCATGTGCGCGGCACCATGCTCTACCGGGGCACGCCCGCGGTGGTGGTGGACCTGGCGGCGATGCTGGGCGTGCCGCGGGAGCCGGATCTGGACGCGCACCTGGTCATCTGCGGCGGCTCGCGCATGGTGGCCGTGCTGGTGGACCGGGTGCGCGACCTCGTCGAGTCGCCCGTGCTGGTGGAGGGGTCCGTCGAGGAGGGCGTCCCCACCGCGTGGGACAGGACGGGGCTGATGGCGGGCCTGTGCCGCACGCCCGAGGGCATCCGCCCGCTGCTGCGGGCCTCGGCCATCCTGAACGTTCCGGAGGGCGCGTGA
- a CDS encoding myxosortase-dependent metalloprotease, MXAN_2677/MXAN_2678 family: MTRPLVVMVSAALCLAAPRAGAQVYHRTLAKGRPFCVFWPGREFVYRLDAAGSTRTPGNSEFAAIEAAVESWRAVSATCSDYTFRRGPDIEHPTVGYNENSEENENVILFREQDCNDVVPPGDPCITAKTCGNVYSCWAHGPGILGLTTTTYGLSTGKIFDADIELNAAPAGRGFLFTTVDSPPCDDVQTSGCVSADVQNTVTHELGHVVGLDHVPEQPDSTMEPSASPGETHKRIIDVGSIAGFCDAYPRGLPPTQCGESPELGRRFQAVSHVPWSGCAAAPGALLPAAALLGAWGLRRRRGRTHGS; encoded by the coding sequence ATGACGCGCCCGCTCGTGGTGATGGTGTCCGCGGCGCTCTGCCTCGCCGCGCCTCGCGCTGGGGCGCAGGTGTACCACCGCACCCTGGCCAAGGGCCGGCCCTTCTGTGTCTTCTGGCCCGGGCGCGAGTTCGTCTACCGCCTGGACGCGGCGGGCAGCACCCGCACCCCAGGGAACTCCGAGTTCGCGGCCATCGAGGCCGCGGTGGAGTCCTGGCGCGCGGTGTCCGCCACCTGCAGCGACTACACCTTCCGCCGGGGGCCCGACATCGAGCACCCCACCGTGGGCTACAACGAGAACTCCGAAGAGAACGAGAACGTCATCCTCTTCCGCGAGCAGGACTGCAACGACGTCGTCCCTCCGGGCGACCCCTGCATCACGGCGAAGACCTGCGGCAACGTCTACTCCTGCTGGGCGCACGGCCCGGGAATCCTCGGGCTGACCACCACCACCTATGGCTTGAGCACCGGCAAGATCTTCGACGCGGACATCGAGCTCAACGCGGCCCCGGCGGGCAGGGGGTTCCTCTTCACCACCGTGGACTCGCCGCCCTGTGATGACGTCCAGACCTCCGGGTGTGTCTCCGCCGACGTGCAGAACACGGTGACCCACGAACTTGGCCACGTCGTCGGGCTGGACCACGTCCCCGAACAGCCGGATTCCACCATGGAGCCCTCCGCGTCCCCGGGAGAGACGCACAAGCGCATCATCGACGTGGGCAGCATCGCGGGTTTCTGCGACGCCTACCCCCGGGGACTCCCGCCCACCCAGTGCGGCGAGAGCCCGGAACTCGGTCGCCGCTTCCAGGCGGTGTCCCACGTCCCGTGGTCCGGGTGCGCGGCGGCGCCCGGCGCCCTGCTGCCCGCGGCGGCGCTGCTCGGCGCGTGGGGACTCCGCCGACGGCGCGGGCGCACGCACGGCTCGTGA
- a CDS encoding pyruvate dehydrogenase complex dihydrolipoamide acetyltransferase: protein MATPIQMPSLSPTMKEGKIVKWLKKEGDKVSSGEAIAECETDKSNLEIEAYDDGYLLKILVPEGEMATVGAPIAMLGAKGEKADAGGGAKPAAPAAAPKAEAPKPAAQPEAKKPEAAPAAASGGDGIAIAMPSMSPTMTEGKIVKWLKKEGDKISSGQAIAEVETDKSNLEVEAYDDGVLARIVVREGEVAKVGAPIAYLAGKGGAKPAPAATPAAPSAKAPAATPPAAAPAPKPSAPAAASGGRLRASPLAKKMAQEKGLDLSQIQGSGPAGRIVKRDIEAASTQAAAPAARKAPAAAAAQATGPRPEPKSVPVSTMRKVISQRMAEVKPGVPHFYLSVDVEMDAALKIREEAKALESKVSVNDIIVKASAMALRRYPKMNVSLQGDAILHFESVDVGIAVAIEEGLITPIIRDADKKGLSAISAEARDLAERARKRALKPAEYTGGSLTVSNLGMYGIDSFIAVINPPQAAILAVGSVSDKVVVREGQMVIRKVMTVTLSGDHRVIDGAIGAEYLRELKALLEHPMRLLF from the coding sequence ATGGCCACGCCCATCCAGATGCCTTCCCTCTCTCCGACGATGAAGGAGGGAAAGATCGTCAAGTGGCTCAAGAAGGAGGGCGACAAGGTCTCCTCTGGCGAAGCGATCGCCGAGTGCGAGACCGACAAGTCGAACCTCGAGATTGAGGCCTACGACGATGGTTACCTGTTGAAGATCCTCGTGCCCGAGGGGGAGATGGCCACCGTGGGTGCGCCCATCGCCATGCTCGGCGCCAAGGGGGAGAAGGCCGACGCGGGTGGGGGCGCCAAGCCCGCCGCTCCCGCCGCCGCGCCCAAGGCGGAGGCTCCCAAGCCCGCCGCCCAGCCCGAGGCGAAGAAGCCCGAGGCCGCTCCGGCCGCCGCCTCCGGTGGCGACGGCATCGCCATCGCCATGCCCTCGATGTCCCCGACGATGACCGAGGGGAAGATCGTCAAGTGGCTCAAGAAGGAGGGGGACAAGATCTCCTCCGGCCAGGCGATCGCCGAGGTGGAGACGGACAAGTCCAACCTCGAGGTCGAGGCGTACGACGACGGCGTGCTCGCGCGCATCGTGGTGCGCGAGGGCGAGGTGGCCAAGGTGGGTGCGCCCATCGCGTACCTGGCGGGCAAGGGTGGGGCGAAGCCCGCTCCGGCCGCGACGCCGGCGGCTCCTTCCGCCAAGGCTCCCGCCGCCACGCCCCCCGCGGCGGCTCCGGCGCCCAAGCCGAGCGCTCCCGCCGCCGCTTCCGGGGGCCGGCTGCGCGCCAGCCCGCTGGCGAAGAAGATGGCTCAGGAGAAGGGCCTGGATCTGTCGCAGATCCAGGGCTCGGGTCCCGCGGGCCGCATCGTGAAGCGGGACATCGAGGCGGCGTCCACCCAGGCCGCCGCTCCCGCCGCGCGCAAGGCTCCCGCCGCCGCCGCGGCCCAGGCCACGGGACCCCGTCCCGAGCCGAAGTCGGTGCCCGTCTCCACCATGCGCAAGGTCATCAGCCAGCGCATGGCCGAGGTGAAGCCCGGGGTGCCCCACTTCTACCTGTCGGTGGACGTGGAGATGGACGCCGCGCTGAAGATCCGCGAGGAGGCCAAGGCCCTGGAGTCCAAGGTCTCGGTCAACGACATCATCGTGAAGGCGTCGGCCATGGCGCTGCGCCGCTACCCGAAGATGAACGTGTCGCTGCAGGGCGACGCGATCCTGCACTTCGAGTCGGTGGATGTCGGCATCGCGGTGGCCATCGAGGAGGGCCTCATCACCCCGATCATCCGCGACGCGGACAAGAAGGGGCTGAGCGCCATCTCCGCCGAGGCGCGTGACCTGGCCGAGCGCGCCCGTAAGCGCGCCCTCAAGCCGGCGGAGTACACGGGCGGCTCGCTCACGGTGAGCAACCTGGGCATGTACGGCATCGACTCGTTCATCGCCGTCATCAACCCGCCCCAGGCGGCCATCCTCGCGGTGGGCTCCGTGTCGGACAAGGTCGTCGTGCGCGAGGGGCAGATGGTGATCCGCAAGGTGATGACGGTGACGCTCTCGGGCGACCACCGCGTCATCGACGGGGCCATCGGCGCCGAGTACCTGCGGGAACTCAAGGCGCTGCTCGAGCACCCGATGCGGCTGCTGTTCTAG
- a CDS encoding protein kinase domain-containing protein yields MVTGDSQGPGDTGTDPLIGRTLNGRFSILEPLGVGGMGRVYRAKQTPLDRVVALKVLNPHFPTSKDPGFQKRFLREASLSSKLRHPNTVTVIDYGQTDDGIYYIAMEYIEGRTLGQVVAESGPIAWARALSITQQICRSLREAHNQGIVHRDLKPANIMLLNEADQDLVKVLDFGLVKSIAVTENAPNPEITQSGTFLGSPAYMAPEQARNEADVRSDVYSLGVVLYQMLVGRPPFVSKDHIELIFAHHKELPPAFSSVRPDISVPMGIEAVVRRCMEKDPARRYQTMDELLEALRTASMEAGGHSGIFKHPSGQSTTGPHKTPLFAGISGDSHSSGDTLAVDISVEVPPDIQKARRRTLLIGGLVGGGIAVLLTGGLLLSSSLFKEAPAPRSEPAVAAAPQATPAAEPAADAVVRFRLMSQPTGAHVFYKGEERGTTPLLLEIPKDKGQDTFTAEFTFTLDGYHPETVITGGSGEVVFSQKMQRVRTATSRGSSSNRVERAMGSSGASSTAAVGSMSAPVLLEAEPPPPSDTKSTPAVAVPVVAMAPAVDTRKADGPVPYQEGMPRPVEIQGKEIVFSREARAARVSGVMIVKCVITLKGSVENCRVIKGLPHMNEAVVQSLQARLYKPMVIDGRPTAVDYPFVIRLVPPRER; encoded by the coding sequence ATGGTGACCGGCGACTCACAGGGTCCAGGTGATACGGGGACGGATCCCCTCATCGGGCGAACGCTCAACGGCCGCTTCAGCATCCTCGAGCCGCTGGGTGTGGGAGGCATGGGCCGGGTCTATCGCGCCAAGCAGACGCCCCTGGACCGGGTGGTGGCGCTCAAGGTGCTCAATCCCCACTTCCCCACGAGCAAGGATCCGGGCTTCCAGAAGCGCTTCCTGCGCGAGGCCTCGCTCTCCTCCAAGCTCCGCCACCCCAACACGGTGACGGTGATTGATTACGGACAGACGGACGACGGCATCTACTACATCGCCATGGAGTACATCGAGGGCCGCACCCTCGGTCAGGTCGTGGCGGAGTCGGGTCCCATCGCCTGGGCGCGCGCACTGAGCATCACCCAACAGATCTGCCGTTCACTGCGCGAGGCGCACAACCAGGGCATCGTCCACCGCGACCTGAAGCCCGCCAACATCATGCTGCTCAACGAGGCCGACCAGGACCTCGTCAAGGTGTTGGACTTCGGACTGGTGAAGTCCATCGCCGTCACGGAGAACGCGCCCAACCCGGAGATCACCCAGAGCGGCACCTTCCTGGGCTCCCCGGCGTACATGGCGCCCGAGCAGGCGCGCAACGAAGCCGACGTGCGCAGCGACGTGTATTCGCTCGGCGTGGTGCTCTACCAGATGCTGGTGGGCCGGCCGCCGTTCGTCTCCAAGGATCACATCGAGCTCATCTTCGCCCACCACAAGGAGCTGCCCCCCGCGTTCAGCTCCGTGCGGCCGGACATCTCCGTGCCCATGGGCATCGAGGCGGTGGTGCGCCGCTGCATGGAGAAGGATCCGGCGCGCCGCTACCAGACGATGGACGAGCTGCTGGAGGCCCTGCGCACCGCCAGCATGGAGGCGGGCGGCCACAGCGGCATCTTCAAGCACCCGAGCGGACAGAGCACCACCGGGCCGCACAAGACGCCGCTCTTCGCGGGCATCTCCGGGGACAGCCACTCGAGCGGAGACACGCTCGCGGTGGACATCAGCGTGGAAGTGCCGCCCGACATCCAGAAGGCGCGCCGGCGCACGCTGCTCATCGGAGGGCTCGTGGGCGGAGGCATCGCGGTGCTCCTGACGGGAGGGCTGCTGTTGTCCTCGAGCCTCTTCAAGGAGGCACCGGCGCCCCGGAGCGAGCCGGCGGTCGCCGCGGCGCCCCAGGCCACCCCCGCCGCCGAGCCCGCGGCGGATGCGGTGGTGCGCTTCCGGCTGATGAGCCAGCCCACGGGAGCACACGTCTTCTACAAGGGAGAGGAGCGCGGCACGACGCCGCTGCTGCTGGAGATTCCCAAGGACAAGGGCCAGGACACCTTCACCGCCGAGTTCACCTTCACGCTGGACGGCTACCACCCGGAGACGGTCATCACCGGCGGCTCGGGCGAGGTGGTGTTCTCCCAGAAGATGCAGCGGGTGCGCACGGCAACCAGCCGGGGAAGTTCGTCCAACCGGGTGGAGCGGGCCATGGGCTCGAGCGGCGCCTCGTCGACGGCGGCCGTGGGCTCGATGTCCGCGCCGGTGCTGCTGGAGGCCGAGCCGCCCCCGCCCTCGGACACCAAGAGCACGCCGGCGGTGGCCGTGCCCGTGGTGGCGATGGCCCCGGCGGTGGACACGCGCAAGGCCGATGGTCCCGTGCCCTACCAGGAGGGCATGCCCCGTCCGGTGGAGATCCAGGGCAAGGAGATCGTGTTCTCGCGCGAGGCGCGCGCGGCGCGCGTGTCGGGCGTGATGATCGTCAAGTGCGTCATCACGCTCAAGGGCAGCGTGGAGAACTGCCGCGTCATCAAGGGCCTGCCGCACATGAACGAGGCGGTGGTGCAATCGCTGCAGGCGCGCCTCTACAAGCCCATGGTGATCGACGGCCGTCCGACGGCGGTGGACTACCCCTTCGTCATCCGGCTGGTGCCTCCCCGCGAGCGCTGA
- a CDS encoding response regulator, giving the protein MDLPFETDERSGGEGGGGTLASTVLVVDDEPVVRDVCARLLAREPDLVVTLAEDAEQALLLLDSQRFDVLITDKNLPGMGGVELIAEARARQPSLEAVMITGYSSSESVIAAFAAGASDYILKPFEDLRLVRAKVRAALERRAGRVKGREQARRVAREAAELLQAGGQASPEARQQMESQLRAYELASRMSPGGQVAVVGSPEALRTLLEEGLEAVALPPDSPALLGAAVVVLETGAPDWWDIAERLQTASPDVVLLAGPHADLADLLDAITLRLELVGFGSSSPRALPERVRMLLMRRNLQRAQTNLASALMAFRESLARGGT; this is encoded by the coding sequence ATGGACCTCCCCTTCGAGACGGATGAGCGCAGTGGAGGTGAGGGGGGCGGGGGCACCCTCGCCTCGACCGTGCTGGTGGTGGACGACGAGCCCGTGGTGCGGGATGTGTGCGCGCGTCTGCTGGCCCGAGAGCCGGACCTGGTGGTGACCCTGGCCGAGGACGCGGAGCAGGCGCTGCTCCTGCTCGACTCCCAGCGCTTCGACGTGCTCATCACCGACAAGAACCTGCCGGGCATGGGCGGCGTGGAGCTCATCGCCGAGGCGCGCGCGCGCCAGCCCTCGCTGGAGGCGGTGATGATCACCGGCTACTCCAGCTCCGAGTCGGTGATCGCCGCCTTCGCCGCGGGCGCCAGTGACTACATCCTCAAGCCCTTCGAGGATCTGCGTCTGGTGCGCGCCAAGGTGCGCGCCGCGCTGGAGCGTCGGGCCGGACGGGTGAAGGGACGGGAGCAGGCGCGGCGGGTGGCCCGGGAGGCCGCCGAGCTGTTGCAGGCGGGTGGGCAGGCGTCCCCCGAGGCGCGCCAGCAGATGGAGAGCCAGCTGCGCGCGTACGAGCTCGCCAGCCGGATGTCGCCGGGAGGCCAGGTGGCGGTGGTGGGCAGCCCCGAGGCCCTGCGGACCCTGTTGGAGGAAGGCCTGGAGGCGGTGGCCTTGCCGCCGGACTCCCCCGCGCTCCTGGGTGCCGCCGTGGTGGTGCTGGAGACGGGCGCGCCGGACTGGTGGGACATCGCCGAGCGCCTCCAGACGGCCTCACCGGACGTGGTGTTGCTCGCCGGCCCCCATGCGGACCTGGCGGATCTCCTGGACGCCATCACCTTGCGCCTGGAGCTGGTGGGCTTCGGCTCCTCGTCGCCGCGGGCGCTGCCGGAGCGGGTGCGCATGTTGCTCATGCGCCGCAACCTGCAGCGCGCCCAGACGAACCTGGCCTCGGCCCTGATGGCCTTCCGGGAGAGCCTCGCGCGGGGCGGTACCTAG
- a CDS encoding myxosortase-dependent metalloprotease, MXAN_2677/MXAN_2678 family yields MTVTTALLLSLAVAQSSPYVRSHVDKDDSSTQCLFWTTPTLTWNLSSVGNPESGDEQKQHEFAAIRASFQSWQRIFEDCGNLSFSEGPLLDERRVGYVQKAENHNLILFRSRRCREVAPSTDKCWAEETCGNVYDCWDSDDRTIALTLTTYDQRSGIIYDSDVQLNASGFVFTTVSSPPCAQPISSKTPNCVATDVQNTMTHELGHLIGLDHTWLSTSVMYPQAPSGEITKRIIDEGSRDFVCRTYPKGLASQSCLTPTLNASSPGDTAFSLGRQAAGCSTTGGASWLSALAALGWLGWRRRGVRS; encoded by the coding sequence ATGACGGTCACCACCGCCCTGCTCCTCTCCCTCGCCGTGGCGCAGAGCAGCCCCTATGTGCGCAGCCATGTGGACAAGGACGACTCGAGCACCCAGTGCCTCTTCTGGACGACGCCCACCCTCACCTGGAACCTGAGCAGCGTGGGCAACCCGGAGAGCGGGGACGAGCAGAAGCAGCACGAGTTCGCGGCCATCCGCGCCTCCTTCCAGAGCTGGCAGCGCATCTTCGAGGACTGCGGCAACCTGAGCTTCTCCGAGGGGCCGCTGCTCGACGAGCGCCGGGTGGGGTACGTGCAGAAGGCGGAGAACCACAACCTCATCCTCTTCCGCTCGCGGCGCTGCCGGGAGGTGGCACCCTCCACGGACAAGTGCTGGGCCGAGGAGACGTGCGGCAACGTCTACGACTGCTGGGACAGCGATGATCGCACCATCGCCCTCACGCTCACCACGTATGACCAGCGCTCCGGCATCATCTACGACTCGGACGTCCAGTTGAACGCGAGTGGCTTCGTCTTCACCACCGTGTCCAGTCCGCCCTGCGCCCAGCCCATCTCCAGCAAGACGCCCAACTGCGTGGCCACCGACGTGCAGAACACCATGACCCACGAGCTCGGCCACCTCATCGGCCTGGATCACACCTGGTTGAGCACCTCCGTCATGTACCCCCAGGCGCCCTCGGGGGAGATCACCAAGCGCATCATCGATGAGGGCTCGCGCGACTTCGTGTGCCGCACCTATCCCAAGGGGCTCGCCAGTCAGAGTTGCCTCACGCCCACGCTCAACGCGTCGTCCCCGGGTGACACCGCCTTCTCCCTGGGCAGACAGGCCGCGGGGTGTTCCACCACGGGCGGCGCGTCGTGGCTCTCCGCGCTGGCGGCCCTGGGCTGGCTCGGGTGGCGGCGCCGGGGAGTGCGCTCATGA
- a CDS encoding DUF2795 domain-containing protein — MDDPAGLVLALTQALRGAVFPLSRSQLVWLARENDAAASLLTRLSGLPEGVFASLAEVERALGVQAGEGTPATVPPPPSPNPR, encoded by the coding sequence ATGGATGATCCGGCCGGGCTGGTGCTGGCCCTTACCCAGGCCCTGCGGGGCGCCGTCTTCCCTCTCTCCCGGTCGCAGCTGGTGTGGCTGGCCCGGGAGAACGATGCCGCGGCGTCCCTGCTGACGCGTTTGAGCGGCTTGCCCGAGGGAGTGTTCGCGTCCCTGGCGGAGGTGGAGCGCGCCCTGGGGGTCCAGGCGGGTGAAGGCACGCCCGCCACCGTGCCCCCGCCCCCCAGTCCGAACCCGCGCTGA
- the gltX gene encoding glutamate--tRNA ligase, translating into MASAPRVRFAPSPTGYLHIGGARTALFNYLYAKRHGGVFILRIEDTDQERSTPESVKAILDGLTWLGIDWDEGPGKEGPAAPYFQTQRLDLYKQYADQLLAEGKAYRCYCTREEIEARRSAVEKATGKPGTYKYEGTCRERKDVPEGRSAVIRFKMPSQEGEVTFHDKALGPITKAYSDLDDWVMLRADGIPLYNYGCVIDDHTMDITLVGRGQEHVNSTFPQLMLYQALGWKPPEFAHFPLILGPDREKLSKRKHPEADVMLHKRNGILPEALLNFVVRLGWSHGNDEVISREQMVEWFDFDHVGTTSGVWNPEKLLWLNQQWLKLLAPAVVASTLADFLVAKGVQIKAGDPRLERVVMAFRERAKTQQEMADMALKYFQHGVTLEEKAAAKHLTAESKPLLAQVREQAATLSPWSAAALDDVVKKVSEQAAVGMGKVAQPVRVAVTGGTVSPGIGETLELLGREESLFRLDAALARIG; encoded by the coding sequence ATGGCCTCCGCACCTCGCGTCCGATTCGCTCCGTCCCCCACCGGCTACCTGCACATCGGGGGCGCCCGTACCGCCCTGTTCAACTACCTCTACGCGAAGCGCCACGGTGGCGTGTTCATCCTGCGCATCGAGGACACCGACCAGGAGCGCTCCACCCCCGAGTCCGTCAAGGCCATCCTCGACGGCCTCACCTGGCTGGGCATCGACTGGGACGAGGGCCCCGGCAAGGAGGGTCCCGCGGCCCCCTACTTCCAGACCCAGCGGCTGGACCTGTACAAGCAGTACGCGGATCAGCTCCTCGCCGAGGGCAAGGCGTACCGCTGCTACTGCACCCGCGAGGAGATCGAGGCGCGCCGCTCCGCCGTCGAGAAGGCCACGGGCAAGCCGGGCACCTACAAGTACGAGGGCACCTGCCGCGAGCGCAAGGACGTGCCCGAGGGCCGCTCCGCCGTCATCCGCTTCAAGATGCCGTCGCAGGAGGGCGAGGTGACGTTCCATGACAAGGCGCTCGGGCCCATCACCAAGGCGTACTCGGACCTGGATGACTGGGTGATGCTGCGCGCCGACGGCATCCCGCTCTACAACTACGGCTGCGTCATCGACGACCACACCATGGACATCACCCTGGTGGGACGCGGGCAGGAGCACGTCAACTCCACCTTCCCGCAGCTCATGCTCTACCAGGCGCTCGGCTGGAAGCCGCCCGAGTTCGCCCACTTCCCCCTCATCCTCGGGCCGGACCGCGAGAAGCTGTCCAAGCGCAAGCACCCCGAGGCGGACGTGATGCTGCACAAGCGCAACGGCATCCTGCCCGAGGCGCTGCTCAACTTCGTCGTGCGCCTGGGCTGGAGCCACGGCAACGACGAGGTCATCTCGCGCGAGCAGATGGTCGAGTGGTTCGACTTCGACCACGTGGGCACCACGTCCGGGGTGTGGAACCCGGAGAAGCTCTTGTGGCTCAACCAGCAGTGGCTCAAGCTGCTCGCCCCCGCGGTGGTGGCCTCGACGCTCGCGGACTTCCTGGTGGCCAAGGGGGTGCAGATCAAGGCGGGCGACCCCCGGCTGGAGCGCGTGGTGATGGCCTTCCGCGAGCGCGCCAAGACGCAGCAGGAGATGGCCGACATGGCGCTCAAGTACTTCCAGCACGGCGTGACGCTGGAGGAGAAGGCCGCGGCCAAGCACCTCACCGCCGAGTCCAAGCCCCTGCTCGCCCAGGTGCGCGAGCAGGCCGCCACGCTCTCCCCGTGGAGCGCCGCCGCTCTGGACGACGTGGTGAAGAAGGTGAGCGAGCAGGCCGCGGTGGGCATGGGCAAGGTCGCCCAGCCGGTGCGCGTGGCCGTGACGGGCGGCACCGTGAGCCCGGGCATCGGCGAGACGCTCGAGCTCCTGGGGCGCGAGGAGTCCCTGTTCCGCCTGGACGCGGCGCTCGCCCGCATCGGCTAG
- a CDS encoding sensor histidine kinase, with product MNPSDLPAVLYVDDDALNLRVFEANFGQKFRIFRCSTPAEALTLLEQKRNEIGVILSDQRMPGMTGVELLERARSLAPDAKRMLVTAYSDMQAVIDAVNRGQVSRYFVKPWDRAEVLAALEDGLKIARLELRVREVEGRMMKAERLATLGQVTAGIAHELMGPVGYLSQNVASLRRDLECVVQYASKHLAADPAPEVASVLEDLPSLLQDLASGADHLRGVALGLRAQARGDDMEASADVAEVVSFAVKLARAEVRDRARITTMGEPVKVTFGPVKLCQVLLNLIVNAAQAMEGTGRPGRIEVRWSSREQDVLLTVADNGCGIPQELQEKVFQPLFTTKPVGIGTGLGLSICKELVAQFGGTVRLSSKQGTGTEVELTLRRGPLP from the coding sequence ATGAATCCGTCTGACCTCCCCGCCGTCCTCTATGTCGACGACGACGCGCTCAACCTGCGGGTGTTCGAGGCGAACTTCGGCCAGAAGTTCCGCATCTTCCGCTGCTCGACTCCCGCCGAGGCGCTGACGTTGTTGGAGCAGAAGCGCAACGAGATTGGCGTCATCCTGTCGGATCAACGCATGCCGGGGATGACGGGCGTGGAACTGCTCGAGCGCGCGCGCTCGCTGGCTCCTGACGCCAAGCGCATGCTCGTCACGGCCTACTCGGACATGCAGGCGGTGATCGACGCGGTGAACCGCGGCCAGGTGAGCCGCTACTTCGTCAAGCCGTGGGATCGCGCCGAGGTGCTGGCCGCGCTCGAGGACGGGTTGAAGATCGCCCGGCTGGAGCTGCGCGTGCGCGAGGTGGAAGGGCGCATGATGAAGGCCGAGCGTCTGGCCACGCTGGGCCAGGTGACGGCGGGCATCGCGCACGAGCTGATGGGCCCGGTGGGCTACCTGTCGCAGAACGTGGCGTCGCTGCGGAGGGATCTGGAGTGCGTGGTGCAGTACGCCTCCAAGCATCTGGCGGCGGATCCCGCGCCCGAGGTGGCCAGCGTGCTCGAGGATCTGCCCTCGCTGTTGCAGGACCTGGCCTCGGGCGCGGATCACCTGCGCGGGGTGGCGCTGGGCTTGAGGGCGCAGGCGCGCGGCGATGACATGGAGGCCTCGGCGGATGTGGCCGAGGTGGTGTCCTTCGCGGTGAAGCTGGCGCGCGCCGAGGTGCGCGACCGCGCCCGCATCACCACCATGGGCGAGCCGGTGAAGGTGACGTTCGGGCCGGTGAAGCTGTGCCAGGTGCTGCTCAACCTCATCGTCAACGCCGCGCAGGCCATGGAGGGCACGGGCCGGCCGGGCCGCATCGAGGTGCGCTGGTCGTCGCGCGAGCAGGACGTGCTGCTCACCGTGGCGGACAACGGGTGCGGCATTCCCCAGGAGCTTCAGGAGAAGGTCTTCCAGCCCCTGTTCACCACCAAGCCGGTGGGCATCGGCACGGGGCTCGGCCTGTCCATCTGCAAGGAGCTGGTGGCGCAGTTCGGGGGCACGGTGCGGCTGTCCTCGAAGCAGGGGACGGGCACGGAAGTCGAGCTCACCCTCCGGCGAGGCCCGCTCCCCTGA